The following coding sequences lie in one Vibrio sp. ED004 genomic window:
- a CDS encoding FAD-dependent oxidoreductase translates to MNHNKTDTNQPSIAIVGGGIAGTTSAIHFSELGFKVTILEKGPSLVNGPPICHLHAGGNLYRDISVEQCLQLLTQSIDTVRLFPHTINIRPTIIAVPHSDGGEPMDLLPRLKIIKSAYAELVKQDKSNQVLGDPEEYYKLYSKEDLLEIAKRTQPLKPMSLDDWCIPFAKHTDLDTLKYPVAMVQEYGWSVFRLSATAQLSLGQQSNCTVLTNSRLQSVESTGEGWSLTYTDKENQSCNLTTDYLINASGFETGIVDDFVGSKQQRLVEFKAAYVTEWPFSQDCKEEWPEVIFHGPRGTPQGMAQLTPYADGIFQLHGMTEGITLFEGGLVSSSTDSSQPQLPSKLLKKIVSGWSEEQLELRTRAAITHMSQFIPSFRSAQVGGKPLFGAQQIPGTDPSLRASDVSFCGERYARLEVVKASSTLEAAQKVAEQWFDITEAVSIEDTHSVTMSLKLNDIENRAIGLTQERGYPDALAKVSGQEHG, encoded by the coding sequence ATGAACCACAACAAAACGGATACAAATCAACCTTCTATTGCCATTGTTGGTGGTGGTATTGCCGGAACCACAAGCGCGATTCACTTTAGTGAGTTGGGTTTTAAGGTCACAATCTTGGAAAAAGGGCCGAGTTTGGTTAATGGTCCACCAATTTGCCACCTGCACGCTGGCGGCAATTTGTATCGAGATATTTCTGTAGAGCAGTGTCTTCAATTGCTCACACAGTCAATTGATACCGTCCGCTTGTTCCCTCATACCATTAATATTCGCCCGACAATCATCGCTGTTCCACATAGTGATGGCGGTGAGCCGATGGATCTACTTCCTCGTCTTAAGATAATCAAAAGCGCTTATGCTGAACTTGTTAAACAAGATAAAAGCAACCAAGTGCTTGGTGACCCAGAAGAGTACTACAAGCTCTACAGCAAAGAAGACTTGTTAGAGATAGCGAAACGAACTCAGCCACTAAAACCAATGTCGCTCGATGATTGGTGTATTCCTTTTGCTAAGCACACAGATTTAGACACGCTGAAATACCCAGTTGCGATGGTTCAAGAGTATGGTTGGAGCGTATTCCGACTCTCTGCCACGGCTCAACTGTCTCTAGGTCAGCAATCTAATTGCACCGTGTTAACCAACAGCCGTTTACAGTCTGTTGAATCGACAGGTGAAGGCTGGTCTTTGACTTATACCGATAAGGAAAACCAAAGCTGCAACCTAACAACTGATTATCTGATTAATGCGAGCGGTTTCGAAACCGGCATTGTTGATGACTTTGTTGGTTCTAAGCAGCAGCGATTAGTCGAATTTAAAGCCGCGTACGTGACAGAGTGGCCATTCTCGCAAGATTGTAAGGAAGAGTGGCCAGAGGTTATCTTTCATGGCCCTAGAGGCACACCACAAGGCATGGCTCAACTAACACCGTATGCAGATGGTATATTCCAACTTCATGGCATGACAGAAGGGATAACGCTATTTGAGGGCGGGCTTGTTTCATCGTCAACGGATTCATCACAACCTCAACTGCCATCAAAGCTTCTTAAGAAGATCGTATCAGGTTGGAGCGAAGAACAACTGGAGCTAAGAACTCGCGCAGCAATTACGCACATGTCTCAGTTCATCCCAAGTTTTCGCTCTGCACAAGTCGGTGGTAAGCCTCTGTTTGGGGCGCAGCAAATCCCTGGTACTGACCCTAGTTTAAGGGCTTCTGACGTGTCTTTCTGTGGTGAACGTTATGCTCGACTTGAAGTAGTTAAAGCGTCTTCAACGCTAGAAGCAGCACAAAAAGTGGCTGAACAATGGTTTGATATTACTGAAGCGGTTTCTATTGAAGATACTCACTCAGTGACAATGTCACTTAAATTGAATGATATTGAAAACAGAGCGATAGGTTTGACTCAAGAGCGCGGCTACCCAGATGCGCTTGCTAAAGTATCTGGCCAAGAGCACGGTTAA
- a CDS encoding ABC transporter permease, whose translation MNSSNGLNKRLFSWSIEEIRHGQLWPVSIALTLIIACVFALSALAERMEQVIVKQGKDALTADSVFISANPIPQPLLDLTQVEQLESSELTRFSTMAFSDNSMQLVTVKAVESNYPLRGEMILEGANNASSNHVEPGELWLDERIFAQLEVEVGDNVTIGDADLTITGRITQEPGLSFNPFQQMPAVLIHKSDIDATGAIQPGSRVSFRLFLNGDDTKLKAAQDSIELTPSDRWRTQDSASRTNDMFESTTQYLSLTVAIVVIMAATTLVLTCQHYVASRRKTIAMLKSLGASKQWIIKWLSVQVSLLVVIGAVLGIAIGIGLEFLLRIPLGDLLPSPLPSYGIEPAILAILSSILIGVPALGIPLIGLVNTSAISVIQSSHQSHESYKKFALLLVPIIPMMLMYGDNLLVWIVLAGIACLFLVLAVVSTIVLRLFGKLPTSTSMRLALSRINRTPLATGIQFGSLALSLMLLSIIWLVRSDLLSDWQQTLPENAPNAFALNIASYEKDSYLATIDSNEVKRTQAFPIIRGRLTTINGVEAAEYSDTSEQTDALSREINFTWGDQLPEYNEVLEGSWTQEQGVSVESDVAEQLGLKIGDELSFTINSQNVSAKVNSIRKVEWREMKPNFYFIFTPDVLSSIPSTWLVSFRLEDKHDQMLNELSRNHPTVSLMDIRVMGSKIQELLKQIVWSITVLAALGVVAGLLLIFTLLRLSLSQRQQEIRLYRTLGASKKRILNTIWCEYGLMALVAGSIAALGSELSVAGVMNFGFELEPSLHPMLWITLPVLTFMTLAAVVNSLIKRLLAPVNKDFG comes from the coding sequence TTGAATTCATCAAACGGACTGAACAAACGCCTGTTTTCATGGAGCATCGAAGAAATTCGACATGGTCAGCTTTGGCCTGTATCCATTGCGTTAACCTTGATCATCGCTTGTGTTTTCGCATTGTCGGCGCTCGCCGAACGTATGGAGCAGGTGATTGTTAAGCAGGGTAAAGATGCGCTGACTGCTGATAGTGTATTTATCTCTGCAAATCCAATTCCACAACCTTTGCTCGACCTTACTCAAGTTGAGCAGTTAGAAAGTTCCGAGTTGACCCGTTTCTCCACCATGGCATTCAGTGATAATTCCATGCAGTTGGTGACGGTGAAAGCGGTCGAAAGTAACTATCCACTGCGCGGTGAAATGATTCTAGAAGGCGCTAATAATGCGTCGAGTAATCATGTTGAACCGGGAGAGCTTTGGCTCGATGAACGTATATTTGCGCAGCTTGAAGTTGAAGTAGGTGACAATGTCACTATTGGCGATGCCGATTTAACGATAACAGGGCGCATCACTCAAGAGCCAGGTTTGAGCTTTAATCCATTCCAGCAAATGCCTGCTGTGTTGATACACAAAAGTGATATTGACGCGACGGGTGCTATTCAGCCGGGAAGCCGTGTGAGCTTCAGACTGTTCTTGAACGGTGATGATACAAAGCTCAAAGCGGCACAGGACAGTATCGAACTAACACCAAGTGATCGCTGGCGCACACAAGATTCAGCAAGTCGTACTAATGATATGTTTGAAAGCACGACTCAATACTTATCGTTAACTGTTGCTATCGTTGTGATCATGGCGGCGACGACTCTGGTACTCACGTGCCAACACTATGTGGCAAGCCGTCGTAAAACCATCGCCATGCTGAAAAGTTTGGGCGCAAGCAAACAGTGGATCATCAAGTGGCTGTCGGTTCAGGTGTCTTTATTAGTCGTTATTGGCGCTGTACTAGGTATCGCTATTGGTATCGGCCTAGAATTTTTGCTGCGAATCCCACTGGGTGACTTGTTGCCTTCGCCACTTCCAAGCTATGGTATTGAGCCAGCTATCTTGGCGATTTTATCGAGCATTCTGATTGGTGTACCTGCTCTAGGGATCCCACTGATTGGCTTAGTTAATACATCAGCCATCAGCGTGATTCAATCAAGCCATCAATCCCACGAAAGCTACAAAAAATTCGCGTTGTTACTAGTGCCTATTATCCCGATGATGCTGATGTACGGTGATAACCTATTGGTATGGATTGTTCTAGCCGGTATTGCGTGTCTGTTCTTGGTGTTAGCTGTTGTGAGCACGATTGTTCTGCGGTTGTTCGGTAAGCTGCCGACGTCGACATCAATGCGCTTGGCGTTAAGCCGAATCAATCGTACTCCGCTAGCAACAGGTATTCAGTTTGGCTCGTTGGCGCTTTCGTTGATGTTGTTGTCGATTATCTGGTTGGTGAGAAGTGATCTGCTATCCGATTGGCAACAAACCTTGCCTGAAAATGCACCGAATGCGTTTGCGCTTAACATTGCGAGCTACGAGAAAGACAGTTACTTAGCGACCATCGACTCAAATGAAGTGAAGCGCACTCAAGCCTTCCCAATCATCCGCGGAAGACTGACGACCATTAACGGTGTAGAAGCAGCCGAATACAGTGATACATCTGAACAAACTGACGCATTGAGCCGAGAAATCAACTTCACGTGGGGTGATCAGTTACCTGAGTACAATGAAGTGCTTGAAGGCAGTTGGACGCAAGAGCAGGGCGTGTCTGTTGAATCGGATGTCGCTGAACAACTTGGTTTGAAAATTGGTGATGAGCTTTCATTCACTATTAACAGCCAAAATGTGTCAGCCAAGGTTAATAGCATCCGAAAGGTAGAGTGGCGCGAAATGAAGCCAAACTTCTACTTCATCTTTACTCCAGATGTATTGAGTTCGATTCCATCAACTTGGTTGGTGAGCTTCAGACTCGAAGACAAACACGATCAAATGCTCAACGAGCTCTCTCGAAATCACCCAACCGTGAGTTTGATGGATATCCGTGTGATGGGCAGCAAGATCCAAGAACTGCTTAAGCAAATTGTTTGGTCAATCACAGTGCTCGCAGCGCTTGGTGTTGTTGCTGGGTTATTGCTTATCTTTACTCTGTTACGTCTTAGCTTATCTCAAAGGCAACAAGAGATTCGCTTATATCGAACCTTAGGGGCGAGCAAGAAACGTATCCTCAATACCATTTGGTGTGAATATGGGTTGATGGCACTGGTAGCAGGTTCGATTGCAGCGCTCGGTTCTGAGCTCAGTGTTGCAGGAGTGATGAACTTTGGTTTTGAGCTAGAACCATCACTTCACCCGATGCTTTGGATTACTTTACCAGTACTCACGTTTATGACATTAGCTGCCGTCGTAAATAGCTTGATCAAGCGCTTATTGGCGCCAGTAAACAAGGACTTCGGTTAA
- a CDS encoding ABC transporter ATP-binding protein, whose amino-acid sequence MHTSIIKAEAVSKTVSTNQEHLTILEHVDIDIREGETVAIVGTSGAGKSTLMTLLAGLDVPTKGEINLLGQPLSQLDDEARAKIRSESVGFVFQSFLLIPSLSALQNVTLPCLLKGEDEDIERATALLESVGLKDRLDHLPSQLSGGEQQRVALARAFMIKPKILFADEPTGNLDQQTAAKIVELLFELNSSHGTTLVLVTHDPKLAQRCQRTLKMHVGQIEEV is encoded by the coding sequence ATGCATACATCCATCATTAAAGCAGAAGCTGTTTCCAAGACAGTGTCTACTAATCAAGAACATTTAACAATCCTAGAGCACGTTGATATCGATATTCGTGAAGGCGAAACAGTCGCGATCGTAGGCACGTCTGGTGCAGGTAAATCGACCCTAATGACCCTGTTAGCTGGGCTAGACGTACCAACCAAAGGCGAGATTAACCTCTTAGGACAACCACTTTCGCAACTTGATGATGAAGCAAGGGCTAAAATTCGCAGCGAATCCGTTGGGTTCGTATTTCAAAGCTTCTTGTTAATCCCAAGCCTGTCCGCACTACAAAACGTCACACTTCCTTGTTTATTGAAGGGGGAAGACGAAGACATTGAACGAGCGACAGCTCTGCTTGAATCGGTTGGCTTAAAAGACAGGCTTGATCACTTGCCGTCTCAGCTTTCAGGTGGCGAACAACAAAGGGTCGCTCTAGCACGTGCCTTTATGATCAAGCCAAAAATCCTATTTGCTGACGAACCTACAGGCAACCTAGACCAACAAACTGCGGCTAAAATTGTGGAGTTGTTGTTTGAATTGAACTCTTCGCACGGCACAACTCTAGTTTTGGTCACACACGATCCTAAGCTTGCACAACGCTGCCAACGAACGCTTAAGATGCATGTCGGTCAGATAGAGGAAGTCTAA
- a CDS encoding arylesterase yields the protein MTRLISFLFFILFLTASLAQGSASAQDSKLLVLGDSLSAGYNMDIKQSWPSLLPDALAKHDKAVTVVNGSISGDTTGNGLARLPQLLEEHAPDTVLIELGANDGLRGFPHKLMSANLDQIIEQIKAAGAKPIMMQIKIPPNYGKRYNQQFEYVFAALADQQNVPLLPFFLEHIILKPEWMMNDGLHPKPEAQPWIAEFVAEELYQYL from the coding sequence ATGACTCGACTAATTTCCTTTTTATTCTTTATTTTATTTTTAACCGCTTCTTTAGCTCAAGGCTCTGCGTCAGCTCAAGATTCAAAGTTATTGGTACTTGGCGATAGTTTGAGTGCTGGTTACAACATGGATATCAAACAGAGTTGGCCAAGTTTGTTGCCAGACGCGCTAGCAAAACATGATAAAGCGGTTACCGTGGTTAACGGGAGTATCTCTGGGGACACAACGGGCAATGGTTTAGCTCGTTTGCCTCAATTACTTGAAGAACATGCTCCAGACACCGTTCTTATTGAACTAGGAGCAAATGATGGACTTCGTGGCTTTCCACATAAGCTGATGTCTGCGAACCTAGATCAAATCATTGAGCAGATAAAAGCCGCAGGCGCAAAACCAATTATGATGCAGATTAAAATTCCGCCAAATTACGGTAAGCGTTATAACCAACAATTTGAGTACGTTTTTGCGGCTTTAGCTGATCAACAAAATGTGCCGCTTCTGCCGTTCTTTCTAGAGCATATCATCCTTAAACCTGAGTGGATGATGAACGATGGCTTGCATCCTAAACCAGAAGCTCAACCTTGGATCGCTGAATTTGTCGCCGAAGAATTATATCAGTATCTTTAG
- the fabV gene encoding enoyl-ACP reductase FabV, producing the protein MLIEPVIKGVVAKSAHPIGCQAAVKQQIKFVKSAPQIKDGPKRVLIIGASSGFGLAARIALTFGGAKADTIGVSFERVPNEKSLGSAGWYNNIYFKKEAEREQRTAINIVGDAFSKETRSQVVEAIETYFEGEVDLIIYSLAAGVRPKPDSDELWRSAIKPIGESVTGATISLEYDNWVTNTLDAATEEEAESTLKVMGGEDWENWIDELINAESIAPGCKTIAFSYVGPEVTHPIYLDGTLGRAKIDLHQTSHALNLELANFDGNAYATVCKALVTKASVFIPGLSPYLLALYKVMKEKETHEGCIEQMQRLFSSKLYGQTKVPLDGERLIRMDDWELDPETQAHVTELLEKMDENNFQTLGDYQGFKDEFLQLNGFAQPSVDYSKKLNSEDFIKLKP; encoded by the coding sequence ATGCTGATCGAACCTGTTATCAAGGGTGTGGTAGCTAAAAGCGCTCACCCTATTGGCTGTCAAGCAGCCGTAAAGCAACAAATCAAGTTTGTTAAGAGTGCGCCGCAAATCAAAGATGGCCCTAAACGAGTACTGATCATCGGCGCTTCGTCTGGCTTCGGCCTTGCCGCTCGTATCGCCCTTACCTTTGGCGGTGCAAAAGCTGATACCATCGGCGTCTCATTCGAACGCGTTCCCAACGAAAAATCCCTCGGTAGTGCCGGTTGGTACAACAACATCTATTTCAAGAAAGAAGCCGAACGAGAGCAGCGCACTGCTATCAACATCGTTGGCGATGCATTTTCTAAAGAAACACGATCCCAAGTTGTCGAAGCCATCGAAACCTACTTCGAAGGTGAAGTCGATCTGATCATCTACAGCTTAGCCGCAGGTGTGAGACCAAAACCGGACTCCGATGAACTTTGGCGCTCAGCTATTAAACCGATTGGCGAAAGCGTTACTGGCGCGACGATTTCCCTTGAGTACGACAACTGGGTGACCAACACGCTCGACGCTGCAACAGAAGAAGAAGCTGAAAGCACACTCAAAGTGATGGGGGGTGAAGATTGGGAAAACTGGATAGACGAACTGATCAACGCGGAGTCAATTGCTCCGGGTTGTAAGACGATCGCGTTCTCCTACGTTGGCCCTGAAGTAACGCACCCTATCTACTTAGACGGTACTTTAGGTCGCGCTAAGATTGACCTTCATCAAACCAGTCATGCATTAAACCTTGAACTCGCTAACTTCGACGGCAATGCTTACGCGACCGTATGTAAGGCGTTGGTAACCAAAGCAAGTGTGTTCATCCCAGGGTTAAGCCCTTACCTGCTTGCTTTGTACAAAGTGATGAAAGAGAAAGAAACCCACGAAGGCTGTATTGAACAGATGCAGCGCTTGTTCAGCAGCAAACTGTATGGACAAACCAAAGTGCCGCTTGATGGTGAACGTCTGATTCGTATGGACGATTGGGAATTAGATCCTGAAACCCAAGCACATGTGACCGAACTGCTAGAGAAGATGGACGAAAACAACTTCCAAACTTTAGGTGATTACCAAGGGTTCAAAGATGAGTTCTTACAGCTAAACGGGTTCGCGCAGCCATCAGTAGATTACAGTAAGAAACTGAATAGCGAAGACTTTATAAAATTAAAGCCCTAA
- a CDS encoding GGDEF and EAL domain-containing protein, protein MKKIKTLDLDIPDDMEHGWQNIVDLLAQITQVPAALIMRVHANYIEVFSTSRSENNPYNKGDSEMLGNGLYCETVMETQRQLLVPNALAEPKWENNPDAKLGLVSYCGIPLLWPNGELFGTICILDSKENHYTPTYIKLLESFRTSIESQLKTLFQHAKLTQMNRDLKNRVYNRTKDLASLNYSLNQEIDKRKAAEQKINFQKNHDLGTGFLNRTAFESRLNHKLTAQRRLTEGSFAVIHIGFTNSRRIQARYGYSALDQVLVEYRQRIDSITDIEVLTARPTSVDLVLAFSVKDLHHRLEELSQTLVQVGHSEFDIESDKVHLHAYIGIAITDSQDDAESILQKSSEAMLACKDSGQKYAYYSQSHTEEQSHINKIEGYLLQAVRNDDLMLYFQPKVSPVTHRWVGAEALLRWRHPVLGDISNETLIHMAEQNGLIFEVGSFVLRNAIEKAKEWSEYVEDFKMAVNVSAVQLKNAHFAEQVIHLLETYHLDPRFLELEVTESGLIADEVVAKNTLESLHDIGVTLSLDDFGTGYASFSYLKKFPFDTIKIDKSFIDQMLNSDGDSEIVRSIVQIAKKLDLNVTIEGIESEAQEKFIIDEGCDVGQGYLYGRPMPSQEFEHSLINQNYLGTTRYA, encoded by the coding sequence ATGAAGAAAATAAAAACTCTCGATTTAGATATCCCAGACGATATGGAGCACGGTTGGCAGAATATCGTCGACCTCTTGGCTCAAATTACTCAAGTACCCGCAGCATTGATCATGCGTGTTCATGCCAATTACATTGAAGTCTTCTCAACTAGCCGCAGTGAGAACAACCCATACAACAAAGGTGATTCTGAAATGCTGGGGAATGGGCTTTACTGCGAAACTGTGATGGAAACTCAGCGACAACTTCTTGTGCCTAACGCGCTTGCCGAACCTAAATGGGAAAACAACCCAGACGCCAAACTCGGCTTAGTCTCTTATTGTGGTATTCCATTACTTTGGCCTAACGGTGAACTTTTTGGCACCATTTGTATCTTGGACTCGAAAGAGAATCACTATACCCCTACTTATATCAAACTGTTAGAGAGCTTTCGGACTTCGATTGAATCTCAGCTGAAAACCCTATTCCAGCACGCCAAGCTTACTCAAATGAATCGCGACTTAAAAAATCGCGTTTACAATCGCACTAAAGATCTCGCGAGCCTTAATTACTCATTGAATCAAGAGATTGATAAGCGAAAAGCGGCTGAACAGAAGATTAACTTCCAAAAGAATCACGACCTCGGCACAGGCTTTTTAAACCGAACTGCCTTTGAATCTCGCTTAAATCACAAGCTGACCGCACAACGAAGGCTGACTGAAGGTTCGTTCGCCGTTATTCATATTGGATTTACCAATAGCAGGAGAATACAAGCACGTTACGGCTACAGCGCACTAGACCAAGTGCTTGTAGAGTATCGGCAACGTATCGACAGCATTACTGACATCGAGGTATTAACGGCACGCCCTACTTCTGTCGATCTTGTTCTGGCGTTCAGTGTGAAAGATCTCCACCATCGCCTCGAAGAGCTCAGTCAAACGTTAGTGCAAGTTGGACATTCCGAGTTTGATATCGAAAGCGATAAAGTTCATTTGCATGCCTATATTGGGATTGCGATTACGGACAGTCAAGATGATGCAGAAAGCATTCTTCAAAAATCATCAGAAGCGATGCTCGCCTGTAAAGATTCTGGACAAAAATACGCTTACTACTCTCAGTCTCATACAGAAGAACAAAGCCACATCAACAAGATTGAAGGCTATTTGCTACAAGCCGTTCGCAATGATGACTTGATGCTCTACTTCCAACCTAAAGTAAGCCCAGTGACTCATCGCTGGGTTGGCGCAGAAGCACTGCTCCGCTGGAGACATCCCGTGTTAGGCGATATCTCCAATGAAACCCTGATACATATGGCCGAACAAAATGGCTTGATTTTCGAAGTGGGTAGCTTTGTTCTACGCAATGCGATTGAAAAAGCCAAAGAGTGGTCTGAATACGTTGAAGACTTCAAAATGGCGGTGAACGTTTCTGCTGTGCAACTCAAAAACGCACATTTTGCAGAGCAAGTGATTCACCTATTAGAAACCTATCACCTCGATCCCCGCTTCTTAGAGCTTGAAGTCACCGAAAGCGGCTTAATCGCAGACGAAGTTGTCGCCAAGAACACGTTGGAATCTTTGCATGATATAGGCGTTACATTGTCACTCGATGACTTCGGTACAGGCTACGCCTCTTTCAGTTACCTGAAGAAATTCCCATTCGACACGATTAAGATTGATAAGAGTTTTATTGATCAAATGCTCAACTCAGACGGAGACTCGGAAATTGTTCGTTCGATTGTCCAAATCGCGAAAAAACTCGACCTCAACGTCACGATTGAAGGCATAGAATCAGAAGCTCAGGAGAAGTTTATTATCGATGAAGGCTGCGATGTTGGCCAAGGTTACCTCTATGGTAGACCAATGCCGAGCCAAGAATTCGAACACAGCTTAATCAATCAAAACTATTTGGGGACAACTCGTTACGCTTAA
- a CDS encoding ABC-ATPase domain-containing protein, which yields MDQLTAKLKKLEKQNYRAYQQIKGQYDFADFELHIDHIQGDPYASASRFRATRAWSLTGLDWLKEKSYEYQVAARDFIARSFSEFAKQESTVSIALTGQTVLDSTSVVFTEHGIELRFRINLPADGRSILAKKAINIITFYLPKFIRRATLERELDIDAMIKHCETIEDQEALRAQLDEHNLASFVANGSVLPRIAGNCDLPMKDAVPFAAPESLSVTLNTPNQGDVTGLGIPKGITLIVGGGFHGKSTLLNAVERSIYNHIPGDGREGIVTAIDTMKIRAEDGRCVHSLNLSNYINHLPMKKDTSDFSTQDASGSTSQAAWLQESIEAGVQTLLIDEDTSATNFMIRDERMQALVSKGDEPITPLVDRIGQLREEMDISTIVVMGGSGDYLDVANTVIQMHDYQAVDVTEKAKEVIVQHPTQRSNECETALEMFVPRSLNRASLMNILMDGKFRVSAKGKESLRFGKEFADLSALEQLESTSEVNAIGWAWFQFAQTPGWSNNPAKEFNTILENEWHANMPKYGDLAKPRTLDIMAALNRMRKSQFKPSN from the coding sequence ATGGATCAGTTGACTGCAAAGCTTAAAAAGCTCGAAAAACAAAACTACCGTGCATATCAACAAATTAAAGGTCAATACGACTTTGCTGATTTTGAATTACACATCGACCACATCCAAGGTGACCCGTACGCGTCAGCTTCTCGTTTTCGCGCAACACGCGCGTGGTCGTTAACTGGGTTAGATTGGCTGAAAGAAAAGTCTTACGAATACCAAGTTGCTGCACGTGACTTTATTGCGCGCAGCTTTTCTGAATTCGCTAAGCAAGAATCGACGGTTTCAATCGCTCTTACTGGCCAAACGGTTTTAGACAGCACATCGGTTGTGTTCACTGAACACGGTATCGAACTTCGCTTCCGTATCAACCTACCAGCTGATGGCCGTAGCATCCTTGCTAAGAAAGCAATTAACATCATCACTTTCTATTTACCGAAGTTTATTCGTCGTGCAACGCTTGAACGCGAACTGGACATTGACGCGATGATCAAACATTGTGAAACGATTGAAGACCAAGAAGCGCTTCGTGCTCAATTAGACGAGCACAACCTAGCTTCATTCGTTGCTAACGGTAGTGTGCTACCGCGTATCGCGGGTAACTGTGATCTTCCAATGAAAGATGCCGTTCCTTTTGCAGCGCCAGAATCATTGAGCGTAACACTAAACACACCAAACCAAGGTGATGTGACTGGCCTAGGTATTCCTAAAGGCATCACGCTGATCGTTGGTGGTGGTTTCCACGGTAAATCGACACTATTGAACGCTGTTGAACGCTCTATCTACAACCATATCCCTGGTGATGGTCGTGAAGGTATTGTGACTGCGATTGATACGATGAAAATTCGTGCGGAAGATGGTCGATGTGTGCACAGCTTGAACCTATCAAACTACATCAACCATTTACCAATGAAGAAAGATACGTCTGACTTCAGCACTCAAGATGCTTCGGGTTCTACGTCGCAAGCAGCTTGGTTACAAGAGTCGATTGAAGCCGGTGTACAAACGCTCCTTATCGATGAAGATACGTCAGCGACTAACTTCATGATTCGTGATGAGCGCATGCAGGCGCTTGTGTCTAAAGGCGACGAGCCAATCACACCACTTGTTGACCGTATTGGCCAACTACGTGAAGAGATGGACATCTCAACCATCGTGGTAATGGGCGGTTCAGGTGACTACTTAGACGTAGCAAACACTGTGATTCAAATGCACGACTACCAAGCGGTAGACGTGACTGAAAAAGCAAAAGAAGTGATTGTTCAGCACCCTACTCAACGTTCGAATGAATGTGAAACGGCGTTAGAGATGTTTGTGCCGCGTTCATTGAACCGCGCATCGCTGATGAACATTCTTATGGATGGCAAGTTCCGTGTTAGCGCGAAAGGCAAAGAATCACTGCGCTTTGGTAAAGAGTTCGCCGACCTTTCTGCGTTAGAGCAACTTGAGTCAACATCAGAGGTCAATGCGATCGGCTGGGCTTGGTTCCAGTTTGCGCAAACTCCAGGTTGGTCAAACAACCCAGCGAAAGAGTTCAATACTATTTTAGAAAACGAATGGCATGCTAACATGCCGAAATATGGTGACCTAGCGAAACCAAGAACGTTGGATATCATGGCTGCCTTGAACCGTATGCGTAAATCTCAGTTCAAACCTTCGAACTAA